The Brevibacillus brevis genome contains a region encoding:
- a CDS encoding methyl-accepting chemotaxis protein has translation MKWTIGKKLASAYALILVIMLFMGITTITKMQQMNQKMVEMNTNWRPGLEDILKINMTLETVYGVTQTMLTSESMDDKNKYAQQIEDQFAYMDGLLASYEKTVFGEEDRNNYEGLKQALKKYEEFNPQYVAIAKKVDIRRPATDADMAELDRIKKKGSELFLERKKYLDAMMTYNSEGAQRAGTESAQLYESVKRDLIIVMVISVIACVALAVVLTASIRRPILLLMEEMKKVADGDLRVEPVVVKSRDEILDLANSFNEMTSSLTTVIRQVGGTSEQVAASAEQLTASADQTSRATEQIAVTVQEVAAGVDRQVASVENGAKSIDDMSRGIRQIANNAQQTSNMVSEVANMAGEGNQSIQAAVQQMNAIHDSMRELASVVDGLGNHSQAIGEIIEVITGIADQTNLLALNAAIEAARAGEHGRGFAVVADEVRKLAEQSAQSAQKIAQLISTIQTDTKVAVESMETGTREVQEGIRVVHRAGETFGQIQNSIGTVADQIHDVSASAQEVSAHSEQVVQAMELVSEVSDLTADGTQNVSAATQQQLASMEEIASSATALSNMAEELQHMIRRFKV, from the coding sequence ATGAAATGGACGATCGGAAAAAAATTGGCTAGTGCGTATGCGCTGATCCTGGTTATCATGCTGTTTATGGGGATTACGACCATTACCAAGATGCAGCAGATGAATCAGAAGATGGTGGAAATGAATACGAATTGGCGCCCAGGTTTGGAAGATATTTTGAAGATCAACATGACACTGGAAACCGTTTACGGCGTTACGCAAACCATGCTTACTTCTGAGAGCATGGATGACAAGAACAAGTACGCACAGCAAATCGAAGACCAATTTGCCTATATGGACGGCTTATTGGCCAGCTATGAAAAAACGGTTTTTGGCGAAGAGGACCGTAACAATTATGAAGGATTGAAGCAGGCGCTGAAAAAATACGAGGAATTCAATCCGCAATACGTGGCAATCGCCAAAAAAGTCGATATCAGAAGGCCAGCTACCGATGCAGACATGGCCGAGCTGGATCGCATAAAGAAAAAAGGCAGTGAATTGTTTTTAGAACGCAAGAAATATTTGGATGCCATGATGACGTACAACAGTGAGGGAGCACAACGCGCTGGCACGGAAAGTGCCCAACTGTATGAGTCAGTCAAGCGGGACCTGATTATTGTCATGGTTATCTCTGTCATCGCATGTGTAGCGCTGGCTGTCGTACTGACTGCGAGCATCCGTCGACCGATCTTGCTTTTGATGGAAGAGATGAAGAAAGTCGCTGATGGTGATTTGCGAGTGGAGCCAGTGGTTGTCAAAAGTCGTGACGAGATTTTGGATCTGGCGAATTCGTTCAATGAGATGACCAGCAGTTTAACTACTGTCATTCGTCAGGTAGGCGGGACTTCCGAGCAGGTAGCCGCATCGGCTGAGCAATTGACGGCAAGTGCAGATCAGACGAGCAGGGCCACCGAACAGATTGCTGTTACTGTTCAAGAAGTGGCAGCAGGCGTTGATCGACAGGTAGCGAGTGTAGAGAATGGGGCGAAATCCATAGATGATATGTCACGAGGAATTCGTCAAATTGCAAATAATGCACAGCAAACATCCAATATGGTGAGCGAAGTCGCCAACATGGCAGGAGAAGGGAACCAGTCGATTCAGGCAGCCGTTCAGCAAATGAATGCGATCCACGATTCCATGCGTGAGCTCGCATCCGTGGTAGACGGTTTGGGCAATCATTCTCAAGCAATTGGGGAGATCATCGAAGTCATCACAGGTATTGCGGATCAGACCAACCTGCTTGCCCTCAATGCAGCAATTGAAGCAGCACGTGCAGGAGAGCACGGTCGTGGATTCGCGGTTGTTGCAGATGAAGTACGGAAGCTGGCAGAGCAGTCAGCACAGTCCGCCCAAAAAATTGCGCAGTTGATCAGTACGATCCAGACAGATACAAAAGTCGCGGTGGAATCGATGGAAACAGGCACCCGGGAAGTACAGGAAGGAATTCGCGTCGTTCATCGTGCAGGCGAAACTTTCGGTCAAATTCAGAACTCGATTGGTACAGTAGCCGACCAGATTCACGACGTGTCTGCATCTGCCCAGGAAGTGTCTGCCCATTCCGAACAGGTCGTACAAGCGATGGAGCTGGTCAGCGAAGTTTCCGACTTGACTGCTGATGGCACGCAAAACGTTTCGGCTGCAACACAGCAGCAGCTCGCTTCTATGGAGGAAATCGCTTCGTCAGCGACAGCTCTTTCCAATATGGCAGAAGAGTTGCAGCATATGATTCGCCGATTTAAGGTGTAG